GCGCCGCGCGACGTCGACTACTTCACGCATGGCACGACGGTTGGCGTGAACGCCGTCGTGCAGCGCAAGGGCCTGCGTCTCGGTCTGATCACGACGCGCCACTTCGAGGACGTGCTCGATCTCGCGCGCCTCAAGGGTCCGGACATGTACAACCTGCTGTCGAAGCGTCCGGTGCCGCTGGTGCCGCGCGAGCGCGTGTTCGGCGTGGTCGAACGGATGACGGCGCAGGGGCTGGTCGAAACGCCAGTCGACGAAGCGAGCGTGCTCGACGCTGCCGCGAGTCTGCAGCGTGCCGGCTGCGAAGGTGTCGTCGTGTCGCTGCTGCATTCGTATCGCAATCCGGCGCACGAGCACGCAGTGAAGGCGATTGTCGAGCGCGCGCTACCCGGCTTTTTCGTGTCGTGTTCAAGCGACGTGTGGCCGATCATCCGCGAATATGAACGCACCTCGACTGCGGTGATCGGCGGCTATGTGCAGCCGAAGGTCTCGCACTATCTCGGTTCGTTGCAACGCGCACTGGTCGAAACCGGCGTCCCCGCCGACATGAAGGTCACCAAGTCGAACGGCGGCGTGATGAGCGCGGAAGCAGGCAAGACCAACTGCGTGCAGATGATCCTGTCCGGCACCGCGTCCGGCGTGATCGGTGCGGCGTACGTGGCGCGGCAAAGCGGTCTGAAGCAGTGCATGAGCCTCGACATCGGCGGCACGACGGCCGACGTTGCGCTGATCGTCGATGGCGAGCCGCAATATGCGAGCGGCGAATATATCGGCGACTTCCAGATTCATATTCCATCGGTTTCGGTCTCGTCGATCGGCGACGGCGGCGGCTCGATTGCATGGGTCGACGACTTCGGCGTGCTGAAGGTCGGCCCGGAAAGCGCGGGCTCGAACCCGGGCCCGGTCTGCTACGGTCGCGGCGGCACGCGCGCCACGATCACCGACGCGTTCGTCGTGCTCGGTGTGATCGGCAACGCGAGCCTCGGCTACAACTCGGTGAAGGTCGATCGCGACGCAGCGCACCGCGCGGTCGAGGTGCTCGC
The nucleotide sequence above comes from Paraburkholderia sp. SOS3. Encoded proteins:
- a CDS encoding hydantoinase/oxoprolinase family protein codes for the protein MGMRIGVDIGGSFADFAVLNDATGELKTLKVFSRPDSPGSEVLRGMEQLAERYGIAPRDVDYFTHGTTVGVNAVVQRKGLRLGLITTRHFEDVLDLARLKGPDMYNLLSKRPVPLVPRERVFGVVERMTAQGLVETPVDEASVLDAAASLQRAGCEGVVVSLLHSYRNPAHEHAVKAIVERALPGFFVSCSSDVWPIIREYERTSTAVIGGYVQPKVSHYLGSLQRALVETGVPADMKVTKSNGGVMSAEAGKTNCVQMILSGTASGVIGAAYVARQSGLKQCMSLDIGGTTADVALIVDGEPQYASGEYIGDFQIHIPSVSVSSIGDGGGSIAWVDDFGVLKVGPESAGSNPGPVCYGRGGTRATITDAFVVLGVIGNASLGYNSVKVDRDAAHRAVEVLANRLGSSVHRTAEAIVNVAVSGMYAGVSRIVSRFGIDPRTFSLLPFGGAGPMLACYFARAIGMEQIVVPTAPGVLSALGGLIADTRNDFVKTTYYDLDNASMARLADDIRALETSARDWMTGQTGDASAARVVVSADMRYKGQSFEIDTPLEIGWLIAQDLDAVREAFHREHERLYGHRDASARVQAVALRLVITAATPKPKLQAIGSSDQPPMPSGTIRVFMDDAFHDAGLYHRSDLKAGQQIDGPAVIAQDDCTTSVLPGYRGRVDGYGNLVFTVVN